Proteins encoded within one genomic window of Geotalea daltonii FRC-32:
- a CDS encoding MBL fold metallo-hydrolase: MTGKELSITFVGHSTVLLQSREVAIVTDPNYETSFGPFVPRLEAPGMGIEDLPRLTLVLISHDHFDHLSRSTLRALPGGYRLLIPKGTGHLFRGLNHRTQHELDHGKTYQDWQVKVTALPALHVSKRLLLGRSRPANNYLIELHGKTIFFAGDTGYGPQFREIGAAWDIDAALLPVGLATPDFLFGKTHLNPERALRAFRDLQARIMIPIHYGTFRTVLEKPDYPLQELRRQIARYDMGEKVKILRPGESIHL, from the coding sequence ATGACCGGTAAAGAACTCTCGATCACCTTCGTAGGTCACTCCACGGTTCTCTTGCAGAGCCGTGAGGTGGCCATTGTTACCGATCCCAATTATGAGACCAGTTTCGGCCCTTTCGTGCCGAGATTGGAGGCTCCGGGAATGGGGATCGAGGATCTTCCCAGGTTGACGCTGGTCCTGATCAGCCACGACCACTTCGACCACCTGTCCAGGTCAACCTTGCGGGCGCTGCCGGGAGGGTACCGACTCCTGATCCCCAAGGGGACGGGTCATCTTTTCCGGGGGCTTAACCACCGGACACAGCATGAACTGGACCATGGAAAGACCTACCAGGACTGGCAGGTGAAGGTGACCGCCCTGCCGGCGCTGCACGTTTCAAAGCGGCTGCTTCTGGGCAGGAGCAGGCCGGCGAACAACTACCTCATCGAACTGCACGGCAAAACGATTTTTTTTGCAGGGGATACGGGCTACGGCCCCCAGTTTCGTGAAATCGGCGCCGCTTGGGATATTGATGCGGCTCTGTTGCCGGTCGGGCTGGCAACGCCGGATTTCCTTTTCGGCAAGACCCACCTGAACCCGGAAAGGGCGCTTCGGGCATTCAGAGACCTGCAGGCCCGCATCATGATTCCCATCCATTACGGTACATTTCGAACCGTCCTGGAAAAGCCGGACTACCCGCTGCAGGAGTTGAGAAGGCAGATAGCCAGGTATGACATGGGCGAGAAGGTGAAAATATTGCGCCCCGGAGAGAGCATCCACCTATGA
- a CDS encoding HAD family hydrolase, which yields MTKESKHQIGAFFDVDKTIVDYNTMSGYYWYFHRNLYKGAPPLKRTVAGLAHMVRVTGTYLNLLRCAMKKDDRMTVNRHYYAALSGIDAGLYGSLIDEWYREAGILEKIYGQVGTVIRNHQRQGHRVVLVSGSHLPLIEPLGKALQVDEILATEVEVKGTVFTGKIRNELPMVGEGKARAIRRYAQRNGIDLSSSYAYSDHISDLKMLETVGNPCAVIGDMKLDEYARKRSWQIITTGC from the coding sequence ATGACGAAAGAGAGCAAACACCAGATCGGCGCGTTCTTCGATGTGGACAAGACAATCGTAGACTACAATACCATGAGCGGCTATTACTGGTATTTCCACCGAAACCTCTACAAGGGGGCGCCCCCCCTGAAACGGACCGTTGCGGGATTGGCTCATATGGTTCGTGTAACCGGCACCTATCTCAATCTCCTCAGGTGCGCCATGAAAAAAGACGACCGGATGACCGTGAACAGGCACTATTACGCTGCCCTGAGCGGGATCGACGCCGGTCTTTACGGCAGCCTGATCGACGAATGGTATCGGGAGGCGGGCATTCTGGAGAAAATATACGGGCAGGTGGGCACGGTAATCCGTAACCATCAGCGGCAAGGACACCGTGTGGTCCTGGTGTCCGGGTCCCATCTTCCCCTGATCGAACCCTTGGGAAAGGCCCTGCAGGTTGATGAGATCCTGGCTACGGAGGTTGAGGTAAAGGGGACTGTCTTTACCGGGAAGATACGCAACGAACTCCCCATGGTCGGAGAGGGGAAGGCCCGGGCAATCCGCCGGTATGCGCAACGAAACGGAATTGACCTTTCGTCGAGCTATGCCTATTCCGATCACATATCGGACCTGAAGATGCTGGAAACGGTGGGCAATCCATGTGCGGTGATCGGCGACATGAAGCTGGATGAGTATGCAAGGAAGAGGTCATGGCAAATCATTACCACAGGTTGTTGA
- a CDS encoding helix-turn-helix transcriptional regulator: protein MQQFVHVGIVKLIVNGVSHLAPRTMGKRAALIEQIKRGDVQVIPAEKKVALLDDLLSECGAEPILNIGEHCNSSCDFPLFYFLLNSDSPKTLINKLENYYRYIHSAKRIRLDAAEPCSVTVSHVTALAQPISAAEDFFACGVLKTLLGLIGCRQLSYGWQKVGNPEIFQYLDDASLKGAVQARASQWKFQWESFSPPEKISGLDDFLLQKSKIVQRECLSDSVEAIVKQDLNHKWTLKSVAQSLNMSERSMQRKLQDEGQTFRKLLNNARIRTAESYLLNSQLSLTEIGYLTGFSDYSHFSKEFKRYSGTNPSQYRKGTEIACL, encoded by the coding sequence ATGCAACAATTCGTCCATGTGGGTATCGTCAAACTGATCGTCAACGGCGTCTCGCACCTGGCCCCCAGGACCATGGGCAAGCGCGCCGCCCTTATCGAGCAGATCAAGCGGGGGGATGTACAGGTAATACCGGCAGAAAAAAAGGTCGCCCTCTTGGATGACCTGCTCTCCGAATGCGGTGCAGAGCCGATTCTCAATATCGGCGAGCACTGCAACTCTTCGTGCGATTTTCCCTTATTTTATTTTCTGTTGAACTCGGATTCGCCCAAGACACTGATCAACAAGCTGGAGAACTATTACCGCTATATCCATTCGGCGAAGAGGATCAGGCTGGATGCGGCGGAACCTTGCAGCGTGACCGTCAGCCACGTCACGGCCCTGGCACAGCCCATCTCTGCGGCGGAGGATTTCTTTGCCTGCGGCGTACTGAAAACCCTGCTGGGGTTGATAGGATGCCGGCAGCTTTCCTACGGCTGGCAAAAAGTTGGGAACCCGGAGATTTTCCAGTATCTTGACGACGCGTCCCTCAAGGGGGCAGTCCAGGCGAGGGCCAGTCAATGGAAATTCCAGTGGGAATCGTTTTCGCCGCCGGAAAAAATCTCAGGGCTCGACGACTTTCTCCTGCAGAAATCGAAGATTGTCCAGCGGGAATGCCTGTCGGACAGCGTGGAAGCTATCGTCAAGCAGGACCTGAATCACAAATGGACGCTGAAAAGCGTTGCCCAGTCCCTGAACATGTCCGAGCGGAGCATGCAGAGGAAATTACAGGACGAGGGGCAGACTTTCAGAAAGCTGCTCAATAATGCCCGCATACGCACGGCGGAGAGTTATCTCCTCAACAGTCAGCTTTCCCTCACGGAAATAGGCTATCTGACCGGCTTTTCCGATTACTCCCATTTTTCAAAGGAATTCAAGCGGTACAGCGGCACCAACCCTTCCCAATATCGCAAAGGGACCGAAATCGCCTGCCTTTAG